In Chryseobacterium salivictor, the DNA window GCGGGGCTTTTTATAACAAGTCTTTGTAAATATAACAAAAAGAACAATTAGCGAAAATCTTCGTGATGTAAACTTCAACCCCGCTAATAGAAATACACTGTTGAACTAAACCTCCGGTAGCTTTTCCGATTCGCCGTTTCATTAACTTTGTTTTTATTAACCTTTTAAAAACCCATAAAATGGCTACAAAAAAAAATCTCCGGAGGATTTAAGGACGAACAAAATTTTGAATCGCGCTTCAAGCGAAGTTAACGGTTTTGCTGAACTCCTGCAACGCTTTGAAAGAAATATTTCCATCCTGGGCAGAAGCAAGAGAACCTTCGATAATTATTCGCGTCATGTCGCCGCCATGGCGCTCCATTTCAAAACTTTGCCCACTGAACTCGATCCCGAACAGGTCAAAGATTATCTTTACCAACTCCAGCAGCGAAGCCAAACCCCATCCCAGTCGTACTTCAAACATACCGTTTACGGACTGCGGTTCCTGCTGAAGACCGAAGGTTTGCCTTATAATTTCCTGCACCTTCCTGCTATTCCAAAAGTGAATAAACTTCCGGTGATCCTGAGTCGGGAAGAGATCTGGCGCATGCTTCAAACGGCCGAACTCCTGAAACACAAACTGCTCATCGGGCTGATTTACGGTTGCGGACTGCGCTGCATGGAAGTCCGAAATATCGAACTTCAGCATCTTGATTTTGACCGACAAATGTTACATGTTGTTCAGGGAAAAGGTCAAAAAGACCGTTATGTTCCTTTATCCGGGCATTTAATCCGGGGACTGAAAACCTTTATTTCAGTGGAAAATCCGACTCAATATTTATTTAATGGAAATCAAAATAGAAATATTGAAGAAATTGATGCTTCGGCTTCGCTCAGCACAAGAGCTTCGAACAATAAAGGTTTTGATTCCAGATACAGTCAAAGAGGCGTTCAATGGGTAATCAAAACGGTGAGCAAAAAAGCAGGCATCACCAAAGAAGTTCATACCCACACGTTGCGGCACTCTTATGCCACGCATTTATTGGAAGACGGCGTTCCCATTATCATGGTGCAGAAACTTCTGGGTCATGAAAGAATCGAATCCACGATGGAATATCTTCATGTCTGCCAGCTTTCGGATCAGAAGCCTCACAGTCCTTTGGATACCGTTTTCGCTTTATGCCGCAAAAATGGAAACCCGAAGTAAAGGTGGAAGTGTTGCGGATGTTCTTCGCAAAATCAATTTATCGGCCCAAAATTTTACAGTTCATCAGGAAAAAACACTTCGGGCTTTGTCCTATTGCCGGACTTCCGCTCTGGGCGGTCATAGCGATGCATGCGATGGCTGCGGAAATCTTTCCATCAGTTATAACTCCTGTCGTAATAGGCATTGTCCGCAATGTCAAGGTCATAAAAAGGAAGAGTGGATTTAAAAACGGGAGCAGGATTTATTGCCGTGTAGTTATTATCATCTGGTTTTTACTTTGCCCGAAGAACTCAATGGTTTGGCGATCTCTCAACCGGTATTATTGTACAAAACCTTGTTTGACGTGGCTTGGGCAACATTAAATCAGTTCGGCAAAACAGAACAGATGCAACTCGGAATGATTGCCGTTCTTCACACGTGGGGACAGAACCTGAGCCTGCATCCCCATCTGCACTGCATTGTTCCAGGCGGTGGAATCAATAAACAGGGGAAATGGAAAAAGAAAGTAAGAACCGATAAATATCTCTTTTCCGTAAAAGCGATGAGCAAAGTGTTCAGAGCCAAGTTTGTGGCGCTGCTTCGGGATTCAGGAAACGGTGATGGAGCGTTGATGAATACCTTATTCTCCAAAAACTGGGTGGTTTATGCGAAAAGACCTTTTGGCGGACCAAAACAGGTGATCGAATATTTAGGAAGATACACCCACAAAGTTGCGATCAGTAATCACCGCATCAAAGAAGTTACTGAAAAAGAAGTCCGTTTTGGCTACAAGGATTACCGGAAAGGTGGCGAGAAAAAAGAAATGACTTTATCGAATGTGGAGTTTATCAGACGCTTCAGTCTGCATATCCTGCCGAAAAGGTTTGTGCGGATCAGGCATTACGGAATCCTGAGCAGTTCCTGGAAACGTGGGAAACTCCAAGATTTACAAAAAAGTTTAAAAGTGAAAAGAACTGTTTTTGCACCCGAAACATTGCTCAGAAAATGCCGCTGTTGCAAGGAAGGAAACCTGGTCACCATCACCATTTTCGGGCAGCGGGGACCACCGCAAGACTTTCTTTTCGTCACCCAACCTTTGTCTGCGAAATAATCTCTGCGGGTAAGGGAAATTATATTCTGTAGCGAAGAAAAACCGCAGAAAACCACTTCCAAAGGCTACCAAACGCCACAAAAAAAAGCAGTCCTTCTGAAAAACTGCTTTAATCTCCTAAATTCTGAAATCGATAACTCCATAAGGTTACCAACTGCTGGCAAAAAGCTACCAGAGTTGGAATTTACCCTGAGGCTCTCGAAGGGTTCAACAGGCTTTCATTTCTTGTCTTGCAGACAAAATGAAAGCTTAGTTATTGTACGACGTTTTTTTATTCTTATTTACTTGTAATTAGATTTTTAAACTTCTGAATTATTTTCTGGAAAACAGTCAATTCAATTCCAATATTTTCACATTTTAAAGCATTCAGAAATTCTGGCAGATTTAAATAAATGTTAGTTTTTAAAGTTGCAATTTTTTTGTTTTTGTAATTGTACAAACTTATATATTCATGAGAATCATCATCTATTCCATTTTTGAATCCTCGAATTTCGTTTAATTTTATTTCCTTCTTAAAAATCAATAAATTGTTATATGTCAATTTTTCATTTTGAATTTTTGCATTTATTAATTCGAAATAGTTTTTTTTGATTAAAACATAAATCATTGATAAAAAAAGTAAAATGAAATAAGCAAACCAAAAATAATGACCCTTAGAAATCATATTTTCATAAGCACCTTCGGTAAAAATGAGTGGTAGAGAAAAAGAAGTGAACATTAGTATAAGTCTGAAAATTACTATCACATAATTTTTTATTTTCAATTTCATTAAATTCATCTTCTCTCTTGTTTTCATGACGAGTTTTATTAAAATGGCGTACAACTCGTTTATATGTATGACACAATCATACAAAGCCACCCCGATTTGGGTGTATATGTATGATTATCGTCATACATTATTGCCTCGCTAAAATAGCGAAAATATTTTACAAATCATCAAACGGACTTTTTATCTGCTGCAGACTCTTGGTGCTCACATGCGTGTAAATCTCCGTGGTCTTGCTGTGTCCACTTAGTTCCTGAATATACCGGAAATCCGTCCCACGTACCAATTAATGCTGGCGTAAATATGGCGCAGCCAGTGCAAAGTGACCGGCTTGGTGATTTCAGCTTTAGTCAGCGTACGAATGGCAGTGAGGTCTGCTTTCATTAAGAAGATATAATCTGTAAATTTGCAGCATATCCCTTAACAAAATATGACAGAATTTATTCAGCAGCCGTGGCCGTGGTATGTCGCGGGACCACTGATCGGACTTACCGTTCCGGCGCTTTTAATCCTCGGTAACAAATCATTTGGAATCTCTTCTTCGCTGCGGCATATCTGTGCATCATGTCTGCCGGCTAATATTCCCTTCTTTAAATACAATTGGAAAAAAGAAGTATGGAATCTCTTTTTCGTCTTTGGGATCTTCCTGGGCGGCGTGATCACCATGCTTTTCTTTTCAGATCCCCATCCCATAGAGGTTCATCCGGATTTGGCTAAGGAACTTGCAGGATATGGCATCACCAATTACAGCAACCTGGTTCCCGTGGATCTCATGAACTGGGAGTCTTTATTTACACTGAGAGGTTTTGTGATGATGGTAGGCGGCGGCTTTATGGTAGGATTCGGTACCCGTTATGCCGGAGGATGTACCAGCGGACATTCGATCATGGGAATTGCCAATCTGCAGCTTCCGAGTTTAATTGCTACAGTCTGCTTTATGATAGGCGGATTTCTGATGGCCAATGTGTTACTACCCATTATTCTTTCCCTTTAAAATTAAAAAAATGCAGAAAAATATAGAAACCAAAGACGATCTGGAACTGAGATCACTGGATACCATGTGTGTGAACGAAAGCCGGTTACAGCACCGCGGGTATCATAACATTAAATATCTTGTGCTGGGCATCCTGTTCGGAATTCTATTTATAAAAGCGGAGGTGATCAGCTGGTTCCGCATCCAGGAAATGTTCCGCATGCAGTCTTTTCACATGTACGGCATCATTGGCAGTGCAATTCTGGTGGCGATGATTTCCATCTGGCTGATCAAGAAATTCAATATCAGAACGATTTACGGGGAAGAAATCATCTTCCATAAAAAGACCTTCAATAAAGGCCATATCTATGGAGGATTGATTTTCGGTTTCGGCTGGGCGCTTACCGGTGCATGTCCGGGACCGCTGTTTGCGCAAATCGGTACCGGCGCTACCGTGGTCGTGGTAACACTGCTCAGCGCGATTGCCGGAACCTGGGTGTATGGCTATATCAGAGAGAAATTGCCGCATTAAATTGTAATCTTCCGGAAAAACCCTGCAAAATGAATACAGAAAGAAAAGAGCACTGGGAAAAGGTATATGAGACGAAAAACCCACACGAAGTAAGCTGGACCCAGGAAGTTCCGGAAACTTCACTGGCGCTGATCCACTCGTTTGGATTAGACCGTTCCGCAAAGATGATCGATATCGGCGGTGGCGACAGCAAACTGGTGGATTTTCTGCTCGATGAGGGATTTGAAAACCTCACCGTTCTGGATATTTCCGCTAAAGCGCTTGAAAAAGCAAAGAAAAGGTTGGGCGAAAAAGCCGGAAAGGTGACATGGATCGTGAGCGACATTACCGAATTTAAACCGGAAACGACCTACGATGTTTGGCACGACCGCGCGACTTTCCATTTCCTGACCGAAGAAACGCAGGTGAAGAAATATGTGGATATTGCTGAACAGGCGGTAAGCGGTTATCTGGTGATCGGGACATTCTCAGAAAATGGTCCGGAAAAATGCAGCGGTCTTCCGGTCAGACAATATACCACAGAAACACTTGTCTCTGTTTTCGCAGAAGGTTTCGAAAAACTAAGCTGCAGAACGGAAAATCATGAAACTCCGTTTGGAACGGAGCAGAACTTTGTGTTTTGCAGTTTCAAACGGAGCGGAGGATAAAAACAGGATCTTTTAAATAATGCAGTGCCCGGCTGCGAAGACTTTGAACCGCCATGGCCAGCTTTCGCAGGTTATCTTTTACCCAGGGTGATTATTGTTGAAAACAATCCCTAACGCACACTGATTTGCAATTGTTCTTCTTTACAGTATCCGGATTTATTGATTGATCTGTATTGTGAGTTCAGGACGGGGACAGCCTCGTTTTTCCTTCTGGGTTTCTGTATCAATGCTTGTACTGTGCTTCCACCTATCTGCAATATTCCTCCAATATAAGTCCAATAAAACTCCAATAGAATATTGGAGGAGCAATGCTTTTATAATGGTTTTTAATTGTATCTTTATCGGACTTAATCCGCTGATCGTTAGTAGAAATAGAGTTTTTCTGACGGGCGCTTGATGTTAATCCAACTCACAAGGAAATCGTTATGGCAAATTTAAAGAAAAACGGCAACCTGAGCGGTGCCATCGGCAATATTGTTTTTGTAAATGATGGCGACCGCATATTCGTGCGCTTGAAACCCGACAGCGTGAAGCAGTCGCCCCAAACCAAAGCGGCAGCAGGAGTTTTCGGACTGGTAAGCGCCAGGGAAAAGACGTTCCGGCTGAAATTATTGAAGGAGTTGGGCATTCCTGCGCTGCAGTATTTTGCGGCCCGCCACCGCGCAAGAATCTGGAAAACCATCATCGGAAATCCTGCAATCAGCCCAAGATTTGGTGATCCCCAAGGTTTGACAGGGTTCTCGTTTAATCCGAAAGCAGAATGGCAAAGCTGCACCAACTTTTTTCCGGAAGTAGAAAGGGTTTCGAACGGTGAAATGAAGGTGCACCTGCCCGAACTGAAATGGAAAACCCAGATCATCCCTCCCAAAAATTGCCGTGCAGCAGTACTCACGCTCTTTGCAATGACCTCCGACCTCAATAGCCCGTCGGTTCCCCTAAAAGTACTTTCGAAAATAGAAATGGAAATCAGCGCAACCGCCGCGGTTTCCGCCCGGGAATGGAGGATCCCGGTAGAACCGCCCGCAGGATGGCTGCTCATCGTAGGCTGCGTGAAGTTTAATACGACCCACCATGCCACAACAGTGCAGCAACAGTTTTCGGCAACTTATCTATGGGCGGGTCTGACGGAGGAGTAACACGGCAAGTCCGGCAACTGACAAAGAACATCCGCTGCTCCTGCATCATACTTTTCTTTCTAAGGAAGCAGCAGTCAGCGCCGCGTCTTCCTCACAATGCGGTCTTTGCCGCAAAAAGCAAACTGTTCTGATCCATCCGTTCCCTGCACAAAATATCCTGACTCTTTGAGCAATTGAAATACCTGCTCTTCATAATTACTGTATTTTCAAAATTCATTCTTGCTGATACATCAATGACGGGATTTTCTGCAATTTCAATATCAATAAACTTTGCTCAATGAATCATCAGTTGCTGGAGAATAGAGGTTGGTGGTGGGCTTTTTTTACAATTTCTGCAAGTACAGGATTAAGATAAATCTGGTTTAAAACCTCTTTAAATTTGCTTATAAAAAAAAAATTTCTTTTACCCCGACTCTAAAAGGCGGAAAAATTCATCAAAATTAAAGCCTTTAGGAATGGGGAAAATTAATTTTGTTAAATTTTAAACTGGCGCTTAGGTTGTCCCAGATAAAATTCAAGGTGAAAGCCTCGTCCGAATGATAACCCTTCGTTCATTGAAATACAGTTCATTGAATTTCAGTTTATTCAAAATTATTTCTGAACTTTTATACTGATGAAGTGGATCTAAGATTTATTGAAGAAAACAGGGCAGTTGCAATGCGTTTGGTCTGCCTCCAAAAGCTCATATCGTATTGGTAGGTACAAAAAAAGCTGCGGAATAACCGCAGCTTCTTTGAATAAAAAGGTCGTTTAGTGTTCTTCGTTTCCGTCAGCGCCGTGAGCGTGACCGTGCGCCAGCTCTTCCTCTGTTGCCGGTCTCGTGGAAGCTACTTCGATATCAAAGTGTAAGGTTTTCCCCGCCATCGGATGGTTAAGGTCAACCGTTACCCCTTCCGGAGTAACTTCTAAAACAACGCCGCTTACATGGTTTCCCTGAGCGTCCTGTAAAGGCAGCATCGCGCCGATTGGCGGCATTCCCGACTGCGCAAACATTTCTGCTGGCAGCTGCGCAATTGCGTTTTCGATGATATCGCCATAGCCTTCTTCCGGCGTGATGGTGAAAGATTTCTGATCTCCTGCAACCATTCCCTGAAGGTGTTCTTCAAACTTCGGCAACATCATTCCTACGCCATACAGGAAAGTGAAAGGGTTTTCGGCATCAGTTTTTTCAATGAAAGTTTTTTCACCGTTCTCTTCAATGGCGTTCAGCGTGTAATGAAGCGCTACTACGTGGTTTTTGTCTATTGTCATAAGGTAATGTTATCAAGGAGTTCTACCTCCTTTTTATTAAAATTGTATGTTTTAACGGGTAACTTTTAGGTTTATCCTATTGGATGCAAAGGTACTGATTTCAAATAAAATACCAGTGGACAGAGAAATGAAGTTCTTTAATTCTTTCAGAATATAATTGTAAATTGCATAGAGGTTATTCAAAGAATATTGAACCGGAAATCCGAAAAATAGAAGAGAACACGTTTTATAGATCCTCTTTTTTATGACACGCGATGGCAGAACCCATTAATTAAAATACAGATTATGAATTCATTAGAAACCCTTTTCAGCCCTTATCAACTGGGCAGTATTACCTTAAAGAACCGCATTGTTATGGCACCCATGACGCGAAGCAGGGCAACCGGAAATATTCCGAATGATCTGATGGCCCAGTATTATGGCAGCCGCGCCAGCGCAGGATTGATTATTACCGAAGGAACCGCTCCTTCCCCAAACGGTTTGGGTTATGCCAGAATACCGGGTATCTACAGCGACGGACAAATTGCAGGCTGGAAGAAAGTCACCGATGCCGTCCATCAGGCTGGCGGTAAAATTTTTGTACAGCTGATGCATACCGGCCGGATAAGCCATCCATTGAACATGCCCGAAGGAGCGGAAGTCATTGGAGCTTCTCCCATAGCAGCAGTAAACACCCAGATGTACACCGATCAGGAAGCTATGCAATCTCTTCCTGTCCCAAGAGAAGTGGCAACAGCCGAAATCCCCACGATTATTGCTGAATTTGTACACGCTGCAAAATCAGCGGTTGCTGCCGGATTTGATGGGGTGGAACTGCACGCGGCGAACGGCTATCTGCTGGAGCAGTTTTTAAATACGGCTTCCAATCAGCGGACTGATGCGTACGGCGGTTCCATAGAAAACCGCAACCGTCTGGTGCTCGAAGCAGCTGAGGCCGTAGCAGCTGCCATCGGTAAAGACAAAACAGGGATCAGACTTTCTCCTTTTGGAGCTTTTGGTGAAATGTTACCCGATGAAACTACCGGGGAACAGTACGCCCAATTGGCTGCAGGATTGAAAGCTATCGGTATTTTATATATCCATGTGGTCGATCATTCATCCATGGGGACGCCAACTGTTCCGCAATCTGTAAAAGATGCGATAAGAAAAGAATTTGGAGGTACCATTATTCTTTCCGGAGGATACGATGCGGACCGTGCTGAAGCGGATCTTAAAGCCGGAAAAGGGGATTTGGTCGCATTTGCAAGACCTTTTATTGCCAATCCCGATTTGGTGAAGAAGTTTGCTGCAGGAGCCGCTCTGGCTGCTCCGGACCCCGATACTTTTTATACCCCGGGAGAAAAAGGATATACTGATTATCCGGTTTCAGCAATTTAAATTGAGCATATAGCATTATATAACAAAGCAGGTCCGAATATTTCCAGGCCTGCTTTATTATTTCAAACATCAGTACTAAACTGCCAGATAGCCGCCATCTACCGCATAATAGCTTCCCGTAACGAATGAGGCTGCATCCGAGGCCAAAAACAGACACATCGCCGCAACTTCCTCTGCTGTTCCGAGCCTGCCGAATGCGTGCTTGGATTCCAGATGGTTAATGGCTTCTTTCCCCATGCTTTCTTCATTGACCATACCGGTATAAATGAAACCGGGGCCTATTGCGTTGACGCGGATGTTTTCAGGACCGTGTTCCCAGGCTGCGGTTTTCGTTAAACCCACTACGCCGTGTTTGGCTGCCACATATCCCGCAGAATTTGCAAAACCCGCCTGTCCTAAAATAGAAGCAATATTGATAATGCTTCCACCACCGGCTTTCAGCATGGCGGGGATTTGGTATTTCATCCCGAAGAAGACGCCGGAAAGATTGACTGCAATTACCTTTTCCCAACCTTCCACAGACATTTCCTCTACTTTGTTGATCTCGCCTCCAATTCCGGCATTGTTTACTGAAAGGTGCAGAGCACCGAATTTTTCAACGGTTTCTTTTACCAGTCTTTCATGGTCTTCCGGACTTGCTGAATTGGCCTTCACGAACAGGGCTTCGCCGCCATTGTTTCTGATCAGTGCTGCCACTTCATTTCCGTGAGTTTCATTGAGGTCACTTACCGCCACTTTTGCACCTTCTTTTGCAAACAGCAATGCGGTTGCTTTACCAATCCCTGAACCCGCGCCGGTAATAACGGCGACTTTGTCTTGTAACTGTCCCATATTTTTGGTTTTTATTTTACTCAAATTTACGGATTTAAAGACTTGGAATTACTGAAATTGGTCACTTTAACAATGATTGATGACAGTCAGAATTTCAGAGAACAGCGGAAATACACCTGTCCGGCAATGGTGATCCTGGAATGGAATCATAAGCAGGTGAATAACTGCACCGTGCCAATATTTTAGCAGGAGCAATTAGGAAGATGCTTCGGCGGGAAAGAATGGAATGCTATTCGGTCTGCAACCCGACGGTCCCCGATTCTGTGAGGCGCAGAATGCCTTCCGTTAACCTTTCGGGATGTTCTGTAAATCCTTTAAGTTTACTCGATTTCCCTTTAATGATAATATCCTGAATCTGTTTTTCGGTGAGTTTCTTTCCGAACACGATAAATGGAAGTTTGAAACCACAGCTTTTATAACTGGAACAGCCGATGGCGGTTTTACCTTTCATCAGTTTGTTTTCCCCGCATTTCGGACAATCGGTTTCTTCCCAGATAATGGCAACCGTTTTTCGCGGCGTGGGGTCTTTCTTTTCTTTGGGCTGCACTTCCTGTTGAAAGGAAATTACTTTTGCCTTTTCATTGATGACTTTTCGGGTGAGATCGGTCACCATTGCAATCAGTTCCTCTTTAAACTGACTGGCTTCATATTCGCCGCGCTCTATTTTACGGAGTTTAAATTCCCATTCTCCCGTTAATTCAGGGCTTTTTAACAGTTCATCCTGGATCGTATCGATCAGTTCGACGCCGGTGGAAGTGGCGAAGATGTTTTTCTTTTTCCGCTCGATGTATTTTCTTCGGAAAAGTGTTTCGATAATATTCGCCCGGGTAGAAGGTCTTCCGATTCCGTTGTTTTTCATCATTTCGCGCAGTTCTTCATCATCCACCTGTTTTCCGGCGGTTTCCATGGCGCGGAGTAAGGTTGCTTCTGTATACGCTTTTGGCGGACTTGTTTTTCCCTGATGGATGAATGGTTTGTGCGGTCCTTTTTCCCCGGCTTTAAATTCGGGAATCAATTGTTCTTCCTCTTTTTCTTTTTTCTCGGTATCGTCTTTTTCTTTACTGTAAACTTCGCGCCAGCCCAGTTCCAGAATTTGTCTGCCGGTTGTTTTAAAGGGAATGGTGCCAACCTGGCCTTCCACCAAAGTATTTGAGATTTTACATTCGGGGTAAAAAACGGCGATAAACCGTTTCGCGACCAAATCATAAATCAACTTTTCTTCTCTGCTTAAACTGGAAGAAGGCGGGATTTCGGTCGGAATAATCGCGTGGTGATCAGTCACTTTGGTATCATCAAAAACAGTTTTAGATTTGGGAATCGGCTGGGCTAAAAGCGGAGCGGTTAATTCCCGGTAAAAATTCATGCTCTGAAGAATAGCCGGTATCTGCGGATGCAGACTTTCGGAAAGGTAAGTGGTATCCACACGCGGATAGGTCGTATGTTTCTTTTCGTATAAACTCTGAATATATTTCAACGTATTCTCCGCAGAAAAACCAAATTTACGGTTGGCTTCCACCTGTAAAGCCGTCAAATCAAAGAGTCTTGGATTTTTCTCTTTACCTTCTTTAATTTCAAAAGAGATGATTTCGAAAAGATTCTGTTTCAGGTATTCCAGCCCTTTTTCGGCTTTTTCTTTCGTTTTTAAACGGTCGATGGCCGCATTGAAAATGACGTCGCGGTATTTGGTTTTCAGTTCCCAGTATTCTTCGGTATTGAAGGCGTCAATTTCTTTTTGTCGCTGAACGATCATGGCGAGAGTAGGGGTTTGAACCCGTCCAATGGAAAGAACACTTTTGTTGCCGCCAAATTTTCGGGTGAACAAACGGGTGGCGTTGATTCCCAAAAGCCAGTCACCAATAGCGCGTGCATTCCCGGCCTGATAGAGGTTATGATAGTCTTCCGAAGGTTTCAGGTTGGCAAATCCTTCTTTAATGGCCACTTCGGTCAGTGAAGAAATCCAAAGTCTTTTGATGGGCTTTTTGCATTTCGCTTTGTGCAGAACCCAGCGCTGTATCACCTCACCTTCCTGCCCGGCATCCCCGCAATTGATGACTTCTTCGCAATCAGCAACTAGTTTTTCAATGATTTTAAACTGTTTTTCAACCCCCGGGTTTTCTATTAATTTTATCCCGAAAGGCTCCGGAATGATGGGAAGGAAAATAAGGTTCCACGATTTAAGATGCGGACTGTAATCATGCGGTTCTTTGAGGGTACAAAGATGACCAAACGTCCAGGTTACCCAATAACCGTTGCCTTCGAAGTATCCCTGTTTGGGTTGGTCGGCTCCCAAAACTTTGGCAATATCCCGGGCAACACTTGGCTTTTCAGCAATACATAATTTCATAGTTCAGCTTCATTTTTTGGGCGACTGCAAATTTCAGTAATTTTTTCTAAACTATGGGTTCAAACCTGGGAAAAGAAATTCTTTCTGATTTCAAAAAAGGGTTTAGAAAACCGAAAGCTTAATGGTGGCCTTTAAACTGTAATTTTAACACCAACGCCAGGAATGTTTTTACAAAAGCGCGTCTGTTTAAATTTGTTTTAAAAACTGCAAGAATCAAAAAAGCGATAATCTTTTTTTAAGTTTTTCAAATGAACTAACAATTGTATTTACATTTCCAGAGAAAATCTTAATAATTTTAATTTTTTAACACCAATAACACGAACAATAATAGTTGTCTGTAAAAGCAGGTAATCTTTAAGTATTCCCACCAAAAAAACGCTCCCGAAAAATTCAGGAGCGTCAGTATTTTTAAATGAGTGGATTACAGATTCATAAAAAATTTCGGATTGACCGGCGTGTTGTTTTTGTGAACTTCGTAATGAAGATGAGGTCCGGTGGAACGGCCTGTATTGCCGGATTTTGCGATTACATCATTTACCGTTACCACATCATTTGCTTTGACCAGTATTTTAGAAAGATGGCCGTAGAGGGTATCCAGACCATTTCCGTGCGAGATAATGACACAGTTTCCGTAGCCGCTTTTTTCGCCGGCAAAAATTACTTTTCCTGAGGCCGCGCTCCGCACGTCGGAACCGTGAGCCACCGCAATGTCAAGCCCTTTATGGAATTTCATCTGGTCTTTTTCGGAGGGGGCGTTATTTTTCTCGGCTAATGGTTGGTTTGGATTGGGAACGATCATTTTTTTAGTCACATTTCCTACGCTGTCTTTTACTTCGATGTACTGTGGTTCAGCTTTTACGGAATGCACGGACGCCAACATCACCGTTTTTTCCGGGAACGGATTTTTTCTTTTTCCAAATTGTGAGGAAATGTAGCCGTCGGTAGGGATTCCCAAAGGAACCTGTTGTAATTTCTTCTGCAAATCCACCAGATACTGGCTGTACCGGTTGGTTTGTTTTGCCAGATAAACCGTATTGGAAATACTGTCTTTTGCGAGCATCTCTATTTTACCGTCAGATAAATTC includes these proteins:
- a CDS encoding M23 family metallopeptidase, which produces MKNFISSKKNISLILGVLVLVIFGQALFIGKLYSEKDDKSYQVNLVPVKTEKDSIDYLELKNNLTLVDHTIRELNSFLAAKNLSDGKIEMLAKDSISNTVYLAKQTNRYSQYLVDLQKKLQQVPLGIPTDGYISSQFGKRKNPFPEKTVMLASVHSVKAEPQYIEVKDSVGNVTKKMIVPNPNQPLAEKNNAPSEKDQMKFHKGLDIAVAHGSDVRSAASGKVIFAGEKSGYGNCVIISHGNGLDTLYGHLSKILVKANDVVTVNDVIAKSGNTGRSTGPHLHYEVHKNNTPVNPKFFMNL